From Spiroplasma endosymbiont of Amphimallon solstitiale:
AAAACTACTGGTGATAATAATGAAAAAAATGAAAATATTAATATGACAAGCAGTAATTTTAAAGGTAAAAACTTAACTGATATCTACGATTGAAATGTTAATGAAATATTTAAACGTTGTGGTATTCATATACCAAGTCAAAAGAAATCTGCACAACAATCAGTTCCCGAAAGTACAGCAGTTAATATTTCAACTATTAATTATATTGAACAAAAATTATGACAATTTAATATTGATATTCTTAAATTTATTCAAATATTAGTGAAAATTGATAAAGATTTATTAAATAGTAAAACATTTAATATTAATGATGAACAAGAAATTAATAATTTAACAGTTAAATTAAAATTATTTAATCCCGAAAATAACCAATTAATAGGAGAAAACAATGGACAACCAAGACAACAAACCACAAACCAAGTTTCCACAGAAACAAAAGCAAACTAAACTTAATCAAGCAAATGTAGAAAATGATTATTTAATTGATAATATTCCTTATGACTTTACAAATATGATGAGTGCTACTAGTGACCCAGATATTAATAGAGCATATGATGAATTTAAAAAAAGAACATTATATATTTATGAAATTGAGCGTTTATTTAAAAATAATGAAAATAATAGTTTAAAATTTTCAGCAAATACTATTAAAATAGGTTTTATTGATATTGATAAAGTATTAAAAACTACTGCTGCTGAAACATCAGACTTTACTATGCAATTAAATCAAAGAGCAAGTACTAATATTAATGATAATACTATTGAATATAGTATGACAGATATTAAAAATTTAATTTTTCAAGAAATAAATTTATTAAATCAATTTAAGTTATATGCAGTTAGTATAAATGAACCATTAACTGAAAATAATATTGATAATTTATATATTATTAATAATTATTCTCAACCTTATCAAAATCCAAAAACAAGAAGTACTAAAAGTATTACTATTATTAAAATTAAAGATTTTAAAACAAGAGATGGTTATCCAATTATTATTAAATTACAAAAACCATTAGATAAAGATACAAAAGTAACGGGTTTAAAAATTAAAGCCCCTAGAAGCATGATTTTCGGCAATATAAAGGTACTTGGTGAAATTGATAATATGGAAGTATACCCAAAGTTATTTGTTAAAGATAAGATAGCATTTCCACTATTATCAATGCCTATTGAAACTCAACCAAAAGTTAGAATTTTACAACAATGATTTAGTGAACAAATATTACCTTGAAATTTAGCAAAGCAATTTATAGGACAAGAAAAATCAGTTTTAGATTTAATTGCTATTGGTGGTGGAACTGAAACAAGAAAAGAAATTTTTAATAATGCAAGGGTTACAAGTACTAATATTGGTAAATATGATGGTGCAAACCCAATACCAAGTGATTTACCTGATTTTTTAATGGTAGCAAACCAACAATATCTTTTATATAGTCATCAAGACCCTAATCCACCATATCCAAGCAGAAGTATTATAATTGAATTATCAAAAAATTTTAAAGATGTTGAAATTGAAATAAATGATAAACCACCAATTGATAGTTTACAAAAAGTATTATTAGATATGCTAACTTATACATATAGTTATAATAGGAATTTTGATGGTGCAAAATATGAAAACGGTAGCCCAAATAATCATATTGCTTATTTAAAAGTTAAATTTGAAGGACAAAAACCCGATGATGTAATTACTAACTTATTTAAACAATGAAAATTAGATTATCCTAACTATATTAATTTAGAACAAGTAAAAATATTTAAACAAATAGTCATTATGTTATCTAATAATATTTATTCAAGTATGTCAATTAATAAAGGTTTAAATGATGATTATAAACTATTATTACCTTATTATTTTGAATTAAAATCTAATCCTATACATACTACTAGTGATGAAATTTGAGAATTTAAAGATGTAAAAGTATTATTAAAATCAGAGTATTTTGATTTTACAGATATGAATAATATTAAATTAAAAAATAATGATATTAGTCAAAATGAGTTATTTAAACTAGATGATAATCAATTTAATTGATTATCTATAACTAATGAACTTGAAAGTAATAATATTCCATCGTTAATTCCTGCTGATTGAACACTTGGTAATGGTGAATATGGAAAATACTTTACAAGAGCAATTATTGGAAAAATAAAAATTGAAAATGCTTTAAATTTATATGGTTCAAATAAATCACAATTATTTTCTAAATTAGAATTTTATAAAGAAATATCGCAAATTGATAATGAGAATAAATTTGAATTACAAATTGAAAATCCGATTAATAACTTAAATCGAATTGAAATTAATGGTATATTTGGCGCTGGAAATTATGATTTAATTTTAATAACAGATAAACAAGAAATTAATTTAACTAATATTAGTTTATTTGATAAATATAATGAAAATATTTCTTATATTAACTTAGAAATTTAATTAAAATAATTTGATGTATATTTACCATCTCATTTTATATCTTCATTATGTTCTTTTACACTATTGAAGTATAAAGAAGTTTTGTTTGGACTCAAAAATTTATTTCATCAAATAGTTGTTGTTCCAAATACTTTTTCGCCATTTGGTTTTAAGTAGGAATTTTCCATATTATGGGTAAGCACCCCCCCCATGATTAATCCTATTGTTCCAGTTGTAGCACCAGTTAATGCTAGTGCTAATGTTATTTTATTTAAATTTGTTTTTATTCATGTTTTCATAATAAACTTCTCCTTTTAGTTAATTTTTATTGAGTAATTATGTTCTTCTATAATATTATTTATTTTATTTTCTAATTCTTGTTCAAGGTCAATAATGTCATCTAGTATTTTAAGTTCTCATTTTTCAAAAAAATATTTATTATTGTAATTATTATCAATAAAATTATTTTTACATTTTGTAATTATTTTTGATTTTTTTCTTTTTCTTTTACATCTTTTTTTATTCATAAATACTCCTTTTTTCTTAATTTTACTTCTAAATTGTACTATTTTTCATTATTTTTACAAGTATGCTTTTAAACTCAAAATAATACCTAAATTAAAGGCGTTTATTTTATGAGACCTATACTATTAATTATATTGAACTTGTTTATTATATTTTAAATATGAAAGCATTTTTTAAAATATTTTTTATTTTATTTAAAATAACACTTATATATTTATATAATAATTAAGTAAATTAATTTTTTAAATATATTTACAATAAATTTAAAATTTAAAAAAAGTTAGGAGAAAAAATATGAGTTTTAATTACTTATGAACTTTAAATGAAGCAACTAAAAGAATGTATCAATCATTTAGAGATGATGTAAAAAATCAATGAGAAAAAACAGATTGAAGAATCTTAAAAGAAAGAGATAGAAAATATATCCCCGTTAAAATTAAAACAAGAACTAGAAATACTATCAATGGTCTTGTTACTTATAAATGTCGTGATTATAAATATTATGATGAACAATTAAAAAAATGAGTTCCTATTTGTTTATTAGATGAAAAATTGCAATTACCTAAATACAAAAGGACTTGTCAAGATATCAAAAATAATGTTATTGAACATTTTGCAGATGGAAAAAAATATCGTGATATTTTACATACTATGAAACAAACAAAATTTAGTACAACAAGTATTGGAAGAGTATTTCAAGAATATCAAGTCAATAAATTAGATGTTCCTAAAATAAAATTAGAACCAAATCAATTTATTTATATTAGTATTGATGATGGACATCGTAAGTTTTGAAAATTTAAACGTAATTCTGGTAAATATTCAATGCGCTTAGTATTATTTTGTACAGATAATATTAATCATAAATTAGTTAATAAAAGAGTAGATGTAATAATAAGACCAACAAAAACAGCAATTGGTGTTAAAAAAACTGCTGAATTTATTTTAGAACAAGGAAATAGATTTTTTGAAAATTTTGACCAAGCAAAAATTATTATTTGTGGTGATAGTGCAGAATGAATTAAAGATGTTGCTGATTATTTAGGTGCACAATTTGTTTTAGATAAATTCCATTTAGTTAAAAAGTTATATGTAGGAATAATTGCTGGAAATAAAGGAAAATATTGAAACGAATATAATACTTGTAGAAATTTTATTGAAAATGGTCAATATGATGAGTTAATAAAATATATGAATGAAATATTAAAAAATCATAAAAAATTAAAAAAACAATATTGAGGCTTTTTAGAAATCTGTGTATCTTTGTTTTACAAAGTACTAGTTCAGATTAATTCTGTCTTCAAATTTTATCATAAAATGAGCAATTGCTGTATTTCAATTTTGAATAGGCAATGTTCATTTTTTTGTTATATTTTCAATTGCTAAATAAAATATTTTAAAAACTGACATATCATTAGGAAAAGCTTTTTTGTTTCTAATAACTTTTCGTAATTGACTATTAACAGATTCAATAGCATTTGTTGTATAAATTACTCTTTTGATTTCTGCAGGATAACTAATAAAAATCATCAAATTTTCTCAATTTTTATATCAAGATTTAGCAATTTGGGGATATTGTTTATTTCATTTACTTTCAAATGATTCTAAAGCTTGCATTGCTTGTTCTTCACTACATGCACTATAAATTGGTTTTAAATCTGTAACTAGAGTTTTTCGATGTTTGTATGAAACATATTTTAAACTATTTCGAATTTGATGAACAATGCATAATTGATGTTCTGTTTTAGGATAAACTGCTTGTATTGCTTCTGACATGCCTGTTAAATTATCACTACAAGCAATCAAAATATCATTTAAGCCTCGATTTTTCATTTCTGTGAAATTAGCTAATCAAAATTTAGCACCTTCATTTTCACTAATTCATAAGCCTAAAACATCTTTTTTACCTTCTAAATCAACTCCTAATGCTATATAAACTGATTTATTAATAATCCGTTTATCTTGTCGAACTTTAACTACTATACAATCAAAATAAACAATCGGATAAACGCTTTCTAATGGTCGATTTTGTCATGCTTTGACATCATCAATAACATCATCAGTAATTTGACTAATAACACTTTCACTAATATCAGCACCATGATATAACTCTTGTAACTGCATTCTAATGTCAGATAGAGTCATACCTTTTGCATATAGTGAAAGCACTTGTTGATCAAAACCATCAAATCTTCGCTGTCTTTTTGCAACTATTACAGGAGTAAAATCACTATTGCGATCTCTTGGTACATCAATCTCAATTTTACCTTGTTGAGTTATTAATTTTTTTGAACTTGTACCATTACGAGCATTTTCAGTATTACTATGTTGATTTTTTTCATATCCTAAATAATTTTGCATTTCAGAATTCAACATTTTTTCAACTAAACGTTTTGTTAATTCTTTATATAAACCCCCTTCTTTAAAAACTGTTGTTAAATCTTCAGTATTTTCTAATAATAAATCTACTGCTTTTGATATTGGATCATTATTATTAATATTTTGTTTTTTAGCCATCTGTAACTCACTCTTTCTAGTCATTTAATTATATTTACTAGAATTAATTAAACATAGTTATTTTTGTAAGTTACACAGATTACTAAACATTGCCTAAATCTTAAAAATATTCGTTTTCTGCCTTTTCTAAATTTATAACCAATAATTTTAAAATATTTTAAAAACGCAAAAACATGTTCAACTTTTCTGCGAGTTTTATTAATAATCTTATTAAAAATTTTAATTTTACTTGTTTTAGGATTGTTTTTACTAGTTTTAATAGGTAAAAATGTATTAGCATGAATTTTTTGTAAACCTTGATAACCTTTATCTGCAATAATTATAGTTTCTGGTGAAAATTTTAACTTTGAATTTTTAAAAGTTTTAAAATCATGATTTTTACCAATATCAGGAAAAATATTTAAAATTTCATTAGTATGTGCATTAATTATGGTTTGAAACTTAACAGTATGCATTCATTTTTTACCAGAAAATCAATCTTTTTGGTTATATTTTGGTCGTTCTGTTTCTACTTCTGTTACATCAATTATCAAAATTTTATTTTTTAATTCTTCTTTTTAAAAAAAATATTTTTATTTGTTAAATCCTGAATTGTAAATATAAATGGGACAGTTTTTTAAAATAATTGTATTAAATCTATTGGTCTTTTATAAGATAGTGATTTTCTGGGTGTAGAATTAATTTGAAATGCTATAATACTTATACATTGTGCTAATTCCTTTCTTTTCTTAATTATAGAATTAACACAATTTAATTTTTATATAAGTGTCCTTTTTAATTTTACAATTCAGGTTATTTAAAAGGAAATGTAACACCATTAAATACTTTTTTTAATATATTACCTGCATTTGTTGGAATTAATAAAATTAGTCGTGGTTATCGTACTACTAAATTTATTAAGTTAGCACAAAAAACTAAAACATTAGAACAAATTGGTGTTAAAGAAGCAAAAAATTTACAAGAAATTATTAGTCAAGTAAGTGGAAAAGAAATTTTAACAGATAAAATCATTGGTAATAAACGTTATTTATTTAATTATAGTTTGGCACCTAATCGTGAAACAATAACACAAAATTTAGGTTATGTTGCTGAAAAACAATTTAAAAATAATTTTAAATCTTTAAAATCACAACAAATAAAAGAATATTTATCATTACAAAATACATTAATAAAATTAAGTCCACAATTAACTCCAAAGTTTAAAATTAAAGATATTGAAAAAGCAAATAACTTTTTAAAAAAATATAATACTGAATTAAAAGAAGTATTAAAAATGAACCAACATGATTGATTAAATTTAGTTCATACAATACATACAGAGAATAGATATGGAAAAACTTTAATTTTAGATTTACAAAAAATTCGTGCTAATGCTATTAAATTTAATTTTAAAAATAGTTCAATTCATAAAATTGTTTTAAATGCAAATAAAATTTTTAAGTATTTTGATATTAGATTTTATTTAAAAAAAGGTTTAAATAAATTTTGAAAAGATACACCATATTTTGAAAAATTACGAGAAAGTATATATAAATTACAAGAAAAATTTGAAAAATTAGAAAAACAAGCATTTGAAAAAATTAATAAATTAAAAGAAAAAGCAACAGATTTATTTACTAGTGCAGAAAAAAGAGCAATTAAACATGCACAATTAATTCCACTAAATTCACCAGTATTTATGGGTTGTAAAATTCAACCTTTATCATTAGACAAATGTGCAATTACTATTTATCATCGTAATCCTAAGTATAAACCAATTACAGTTGTTGATAGTATTCTTAAAGCAAAAACTTTTGTTACTCAAATACATCCATTTCATTGATATCGTTGATATAGTGGTTGATACATTGGTTATGGTGTTAATCGTAATAAATGATTAAAAGCAATAGCATTTGCTCCACCAGTGGTGCAACAAGTAATTAGAGATAGTTTTAAAGTATATAGAGAAATATTTAGAACTATTAGAACTTATCATAAAGTAGTAAATGTTATTAATAATCCTATTGAAAATATTAATAAATCATTTAAAAGTGTTGGTTTAAAATTTTCAGTTAATACTTTATTTGGTACTGGACTATTACATCATTTAGAAAAATTTGCATATAGTCAAGTTGTAGAAAAAGGTAAGAAAAAATTACAAAAAGAAATTATCCATATATCACATAGGAAAACTAAAACAAAAACTAAACATTATAAAAAAGCATTTTTTAAGGAATGATAAATTATGATTAATAAACTTTGAACTGATGTCAGTCTTGAAAATTATAATAACTGATATCCATTAACTGGAAAAATTACAGAAACTCCACCGCAATATATAAATACATGACCTAATGTAAAAGACTGATTTACAACTTTTGCTATTCGCGCTCAAAATGATATTAATGCTTATCTTGATTTTATTTTATCTAAATTTCCTTTTGATAGTTTTAAAGATGAATTAATTAAAGAAACATTAAGAGATATGGTTTATGTAATGGTTGAACATTGAGTATTTAATCGTACACCAATTGAATTTAATGTTGATGCTACTATTCAATTCAATAATGGTACATCATTTAATGCAAGTAGTATTCCTACAATTAATGTTTGAGATTTAGCACCAAGTAGAATGAAAATATGAGCAAGATTAACAGAATTAAAACAAGTATTTTCAAATTATAATCAAGATGAAATAGATATTGAAAAAATTGACTTAAAAGTATTTTATACTAGAAATCAAGTTGATGAATTAATTAAAGAACAAAAAGAATTTACATTATCAAAACAAATAAAATTATATGATGATTTAGTTAATGATAACGAAAATGAGATATATAGGGGTCGTGTTACAAACTTTATAAATAAAGGTTATGTTGCAACTGATTATGACCCAAAAACTGAAACAATGATTTTAGATTGACCTGATGAAATTGGTACATTACCACCAGAAGCATTACAAAATAATCCACAAATTGGTGATTTTACTCATGCTGCGACTGCTGACTTTTCTGCTAAACAACAAAAAAGAATTACTACTAATGAAAATAGTATTAAATTATTAGAAAATAAAGTTGATATTAATAAACAAAATATTGATGATATTAAAAATAATTGATTTAATATTGAAACTAGTCCTTTATGAAAAAAAGTTAAAAATGAAAATATTAAAACAGATATATGATATATTATTGATTGAACATATTATTTTATCGATAGTAAACAACTTATTATAAGTAATAATAAATTAACTAAATCTAATATAAGAATTACTAATCATCAAATAGAAAATAGACAAATAATAATTGAAAAAATTGATGTTAATATTGACAAAGTAATGTTATTATATGATGATAATTTAATAAAATTTATTGTTGCTAATAGCACAAAAAAGTATACACCAATAATTCATAATATATATCAATATCAAGGTACTGGAACACCAACTGAATTTATAGCAGAAGAAAATACTGAACGTGATTATTATACAAAACTAGAAACTAATAATTTATTAGATAAAAAACAAGATAAATTATCTTTAATTAAAGAAGATATTACTTATAAAGTTTTACAATATAGAGAATTAGGAACTGGTTTATTTACGGGTGATTTAGATATTCCACCAACTAAATTTATTAAACAATGAATTAAAGATAGTGGTGGTGGAGTTGACCCAACTAAATATTATACAAAACCAGAAATTGATAAAAAATTAGAAGATGTAAAGTCACAATTCCCCTTTAATTTTGTAGAAAAGTAATGATACATGATAAAGTGTTATTTTTAGAGAATTTTTACACTAAATAATGTTATTTTTAACAAATTTTTAATTAAAAATAATATTTTAAGTGTAAATTGATGAATAATTTTTGGTCATCCATACTTTTCTACATAATTAAAACAATTCCCTATTGCATTTCAATTGAATGCTGTAAGTCAAGAAATCCCTAATTTAGAAACTATTAATAAAACTGTTGCTGGTGCTATTAATGAAAATAAAGCAAATATTGATAAAAAACAAGATAAAGAAATATGAAAAGTAATAAGTAAAAGTAAAAATAATCGTGAATGAGATACGTTTGAAATTAATTTTAATACTGTATATAGAGTAATTATAACATTAGATGAATTACCAGTAAATCAAGCAAATATAAAGCATAAAGTAGAATTTAAAACTGGTAATTATTTAGGTGGAGATTATTTACTTGCAAAATTTAAAATTAAAGATGA
This genomic window contains:
- a CDS encoding Mbov_0401 family ICE element transposase-like protein → MSFNYLWTLNEATKRMYQSFRDDVKNQWEKTDWRILKERDRKYIPVKIKTRTRNTINGLVTYKCRDYKYYDEQLKKWVPICLLDEKLQLPKYKRTCQDIKNNVIEHFADGKKYRDILHTMKQTKFSTTSIGRVFQEYQVNKLDVPKIKLEPNQFIYISIDDGHRKFWKFKRNSGKYSMRLVLFCTDNINHKLVNKRVDVIIRPTKTAIGVKKTAEFILEQGNRFFENFDQAKIIICGDSAEWIKDVADYLGAQFVLDKFHLVKKLYVGIIAGNKGKYWNEYNTCRNFIENGQYDELIKYMNEILKNHKKLKKQYWGFLEICVSLFYKVLVQINSVFKFYHKMSNCCISILNRQCSFFCYIFNC
- a CDS encoding transposase family protein, whose protein sequence is MIIDVTEVETERPKYNQKDWFSGKKWMHTVKFQTIINAHTNEILNIFPDIGKNHDFKTFKNSKLKFSPETIIIADKGYQGLQKIHANTFLPIKTSKNNPKTSKIKIFNKIINKTRRKVEHVFAFLKYFKIIGYKFRKGRKRIFLRFRQCLVICVTYKNNYV
- a CDS encoding IS256 family transposase codes for the protein MAKKQNINNNDPISKAVDLLLENTEDLTTVFKEGGLYKELTKRLVEKMLNSEMQNYLGYEKNQHSNTENARNGTSSKKLITQQGKIEIDVPRDRNSDFTPVIVAKRQRRFDGFDQQVLSLYAKGMTLSDIRMQLQELYHGADISESVISQITDDVIDDVKAWQNRPLESVYPIVYFDCIVVKVRQDKRIINKSVYIALGVDLEGKKDVLGLWISENEGAKFWLANFTEMKNRGLNDILIACSDNLTGMSEAIQAVYPKTEHQLCIVHQIRNSLKYVSYKHRKTLVTDLKPIYSACSEEQAMQALESFESKWNKQYPQIAKSWYKNWENLMIFISYPAEIKRVIYTTNAIESVNSQLRKVIRNKKAFPNDMSVFKIFYLAIENITKKWTLPIQNWNTAIAHFMIKFEDRINLN